The following coding sequences are from one Tepidamorphus gemmatus window:
- the fabG gene encoding 3-oxoacyl-ACP reductase FabG: MLTSIAGKSVIVTGASKGIGRGIARVFANQGAKVLVVARDGAAAGKVAAEIGNGAKGFSADVADWDSAQAMAKAAADAFGGIDILCANAGIYPQTRLEEMDPSEWDQVMATNLKGNFLSVKACLPWLKQSGEGRVILTSSITGPVTGFPGWSHYGASKSGQLGFMRTACIELAKYGITVNAVLPGNIITEGLEGLGEDYLKTMAASIPLKKLGRVEDIGHAALFLASREAGYITGQTIIVDGGQILPESLEAIEQA, translated from the coding sequence ATGCTGACATCCATCGCCGGGAAATCGGTTATCGTCACCGGTGCCAGCAAGGGCATCGGTCGGGGGATCGCCAGGGTCTTCGCCAACCAGGGCGCCAAGGTGCTGGTGGTGGCGCGCGACGGCGCGGCAGCGGGCAAGGTCGCCGCCGAGATCGGCAACGGCGCCAAGGGCTTCTCGGCCGACGTCGCCGACTGGGACAGTGCGCAAGCAATGGCGAAGGCCGCCGCCGATGCCTTCGGCGGCATCGACATCCTCTGCGCCAATGCCGGCATCTATCCGCAGACCAGGCTCGAGGAGATGGACCCGTCCGAGTGGGACCAGGTGATGGCGACCAACCTGAAGGGCAACTTCCTGAGCGTGAAGGCCTGCCTGCCTTGGCTCAAGCAGTCGGGTGAGGGCCGCGTCATCCTCACCTCGTCGATCACCGGGCCGGTGACCGGATTCCCCGGCTGGTCGCACTACGGCGCTTCCAAGTCCGGTCAGCTCGGCTTCATGCGCACCGCCTGCATCGAGCTCGCCAAGTACGGTATCACGGTCAATGCCGTGCTCCCCGGCAACATCATCACCGAGGGGCTGGAGGGCCTCGGCGAGGACTACCTGAAGACAATGGCCGCCTCGATCCCGCTCAAGAAGCTCGGTCGTGTCGAGGACATCGGCCATGCGGCGCTGTTCCTCGCCTCGCGCGAGGCCGGCTACATCACCGGTCAGACCATCATCGTCGACGGCGGCCAGATCCTCCCCGAATCGCTGGAGGCGATCGAACAGGCCTGA
- a CDS encoding ABC transporter permease, with translation MAQELSRSQRLTRTLIVLWTVAVLAFLYLPMAAVVLASFARQRYFRFPVSDWTTEWYVRTLDSLSIRDLLWTSLTVAALVTVFSVVLAFFSALAFARYDWHGRKLFQRLVLLPVFFPQAVLGLALLLWFSALGITPTWKTAVFAHMVWIVPIVVLIMSIQVYSFDPSLEEAAFDLGASRWQVLREVTLPILAPGIVSGAIFAFLLSWGNFPLSLFTTGADSTVPEWLYAKMVSGYTPQVPALGSLTMSGAAVLLILAYLSWLTLTARRRRLRT, from the coding sequence ATGGCCCAGGAACTGTCCCGGTCGCAGCGACTGACCCGCACCCTGATCGTGCTGTGGACCGTCGCCGTTCTCGCCTTCCTTTATTTGCCGATGGCAGCCGTCGTCCTCGCGTCGTTCGCCAGGCAGCGCTACTTCCGTTTTCCCGTGAGCGACTGGACGACGGAATGGTACGTGCGGACCCTCGACTCCCTGTCAATCCGCGATCTGTTGTGGACATCGCTGACCGTGGCGGCGCTGGTCACCGTCTTCTCGGTGGTGCTGGCCTTCTTCAGCGCGCTCGCCTTCGCCCGCTACGACTGGCACGGCCGCAAGCTGTTCCAGCGTCTCGTGCTGCTGCCGGTGTTCTTCCCGCAGGCGGTGCTGGGGCTGGCGCTGCTCCTGTGGTTCTCGGCGCTCGGCATCACGCCGACCTGGAAGACGGCAGTGTTCGCTCACATGGTATGGATCGTGCCGATCGTCGTGCTGATCATGTCGATACAGGTCTACAGCTTCGATCCATCGCTCGAGGAAGCTGCCTTCGATCTCGGCGCCAGCCGCTGGCAGGTGCTGCGCGAGGTGACGCTGCCGATCCTGGCACCGGGGATCGTGTCAGGCGCCATCTTCGCCTTTCTGCTGTCGTGGGGGAATTTCCCGCTGTCGCTGTTCACCACGGGCGCGGATTCGACCGTCCCCGAATGGCTCTATGCCAAGATGGTGTCCGGCTACACGCCGCAAGTGCCTGCGCTCGGGTCGCTGACCATGTCGGGCGCCGCGGTGCTGTTGATCCTGGCCTATCTGTCCTGGCTGACGCTCACCGCACGGCGCCGCCGCCTGCGCACCTGA